The following coding sequences lie in one Anaeromicrobium sediminis genomic window:
- the prfB gene encoding peptide chain release factor 2 (programmed frameshift) → MLNIQEYKQKLRNMDEKIQNLGVSLDTDRLQKELEELEKKTMQEDFWNDSSKAQTILQKSKALKDKIEAFNNLEEKHEEIEILLDMAVEENDESLDKEIKLELKDLSENIEKLRIETLLSGEYDKNNAILSIHAGAGGLDAQDWAEMLLRMYLRWCDKRGFKVKTLDLIRDTEAGVKSVTLLIKGENAYGYLKGEKGVHRLVRISPFDSSGKRHTSFASIDIMPEIDENVNVNINPVDLKIDTYRAGGAGGQHVNTTDSAVRITHIPTGVVVQCQNERSQHMNRDVAMKMLMSKLIELKEAENKEKIEDIKGDYSQIAWGSQIRSYVFNPYNLVKDHRTNAEIGNVGSVMDGNIDLYINEYLKWKKGQK, encoded by the exons ATGTTAAATATTCAAGAATATAAGCAAAAACTAAGAAACATGGATGAAAAAATACAGAATCTTGGGGTGTCTCTT GACACGGATAGATTACAAAAGGAGTTAGAAGAATTAGAGAAAAAGACTATGCAAGAGGACTTTTGGAATGACTCTAGTAAGGCTCAAACCATACTCCAAAAAAGTAAGGCATTAAAGGATAAGATAGAAGCCTTTAATAATTTAGAGGAAAAGCATGAGGAAATAGAAATTTTACTAGATATGGCAGTGGAAGAAAATGATGAATCCTTAGACAAAGAGATAAAGTTAGAATTAAAGGATTTAAGTGAAAATATAGAGAAGCTTAGAATAGAGACCCTTTTATCAGGAGAATACGATAAAAATAATGCCATACTATCTATCCATGCAGGAGCAGGGGGATTAGATGCTCAAGACTGGGCAGAAATGCTTCTTAGAATGTATTTAAGATGGTGTGATAAAAGAGGGTTTAAAGTGAAAACGCTAGACTTAATAAGAGACACGGAGGCAGGAGTTAAAAGTGTTACTCTTCTTATAAAAGGAGAGAATGCCTACGGGTATTTAAAAGGTGAAAAGGGAGTACACAGACTAGTTAGAATCTCACCATTTGATTCTTCTGGAAAGAGGCATACCTCCTTTGCATCTATAGATATAATGCCAGAAATAGATGAAAATGTGAATGTGAATATTAATCCTGTGGATTTGAAGATAGATACTTATAGGGCAGGGGGAGCTGGAGGACAGCATGTTAATACAACAGATTCAGCAGTACGTATAACCCATATTCCTACAGGGGTTGTAGTTCAATGTCAAAATGAAAGATCCCAGCATATGAATAGAGATGTGGCCATGAAAATGTTAATGTCAAAGCTTATTGAATTAAAGGAAGCGGAGAACAAAGAGAAAATAGAAGATATAAAGGGAGATTATAGTCAGATTGCCTGGGGAAGCCAAATAAGGTCCTATGTATTTAATCCATATAATCTAGTTAAGGATCACAGAACTAATGCGGAAATAGGAAATGTGGGTTCTGTTA
- the secA gene encoding preprotein translocase subunit SecA, translating to MGFFDKILGRFNEKEVKKLYKTVDKIDKLEPEMQKLSDEELRNKTIEFKERLNKGETLDDILPEAFAVVREGAVRSLGMRHYRVQLLGGIAIHQGRISEMKTGEGKTLVATAPVYLNALTGKGVHVVTVNDYLAKRDMQWMSKVYSFLGLTVDCIVHGMDNEERRAAYNADITYGTNNEFGFDYLRDNMVTYKSEMVQRELNFAIVDEVDSILVDEARTPLIISGAGEKSTKLYLDADRFVRTLKADIDYTVDEKEGTVVLTDDEEEGRSAVKKAEDYFKIDNLADPEHIQLSHHINQALKAHTTMERDKDYVVKDGEVVIVDEFTGRLMFGRRFSEGLHQAIEAKEGMRVQRESKTLATITLQNYFRMYNKLSGMTGTAKTEEEEFKHIYNMDVVVVPTNKPIAREDLSDVIYKSKMAKLNAVINTIEERNKIGQPVLVGTISISDSELISKLLKKRGIKHEVLNAKQHEREAEIVAEAGHFGAVTIATNMAGRGTDIKLGGNPEFMAKNEMEKMGYSDYLISMSTSFAPTEDEEIIKARETYNKLHDKYKEHTDKEYEKVFNAGGLYIIGTERHESRRIDNQLRGRSGRQGDPGASQFYISLEDDLMRLFGSERIQGVVDKLGMEEDEPLEARILSKSIEGAQKRVEGRNFSIRKHVLQYDDVMNKQRDVIYKERKSVLEGEDLKGEIMNMLNSVVESAVNSYTAGEQYPEQWNLKGLKENLRNIFLPKDSLEFDNVEKLTIESLNNKIIEIGKNLYEEKENEVGSERMRELERMVMLRVVDTRWMDHIDAMDQLRQGIGLRAYGQEDPVRAYQNEGFSMFEEMIGAIQEETLKYLFNVTTETNTERKQVAIISGTNSPDSNTIGTIRKGQRTGRNELCPCGSGKKYKRCCGSK from the coding sequence ATGGGTTTTTTTGATAAAATATTAGGACGATTTAATGAGAAGGAAGTTAAAAAATTATATAAAACTGTAGATAAGATAGATAAATTAGAACCTGAAATGCAGAAGCTTTCAGATGAAGAATTGAGAAATAAAACAATTGAGTTTAAAGAGAGATTAAATAAGGGAGAAACCCTAGATGATATATTACCAGAAGCCTTTGCCGTAGTAAGGGAAGGGGCAGTAAGATCTTTAGGTATGCGTCATTATAGGGTTCAATTACTTGGGGGTATAGCCATACATCAAGGTCGTATATCTGAAATGAAAACTGGGGAAGGTAAGACCTTAGTGGCTACAGCACCAGTATATTTAAATGCCCTAACAGGTAAAGGGGTCCATGTAGTTACAGTAAATGATTATTTAGCTAAGCGTGATATGCAGTGGATGAGTAAGGTTTATAGTTTCCTAGGTTTAACTGTGGATTGTATAGTTCATGGAATGGATAATGAGGAAAGACGTGCTGCATATAATGCAGATATAACTTATGGTACAAATAATGAATTTGGTTTTGATTATTTAAGGGACAATATGGTTACCTATAAATCTGAAATGGTTCAAAGGGAACTTAACTTTGCTATAGTAGACGAGGTGGATTCCATCCTTGTGGATGAGGCTAGAACCCCACTTATCATATCTGGTGCAGGAGAAAAATCCACAAAGTTATATTTAGATGCAGATAGATTTGTTAGAACATTAAAAGCAGATATAGATTACACCGTAGATGAAAAGGAAGGTACTGTAGTATTAACAGATGATGAGGAAGAAGGAAGATCAGCTGTAAAGAAGGCTGAAGATTATTTTAAAATAGATAACTTAGCAGATCCTGAACACATTCAATTATCTCATCATATTAATCAAGCTCTAAAGGCCCATACTACTATGGAGAGAGATAAGGACTATGTAGTAAAGGATGGAGAAGTAGTAATTGTAGATGAGTTTACGGGAAGACTTATGTTTGGTAGAAGATTTAGTGAAGGTCTTCACCAAGCCATAGAAGCAAAGGAAGGCATGAGGGTACAAAGGGAATCTAAGACCTTAGCAACTATTACACTGCAAAACTACTTTAGAATGTACAATAAATTATCAGGTATGACAGGTACTGCTAAGACGGAAGAAGAAGAATTTAAACACATATACAACATGGACGTTGTAGTTGTGCCTACAAATAAACCTATAGCCCGTGAAGATTTATCTGATGTTATATATAAGTCTAAAATGGCTAAACTAAATGCTGTAATAAATACAATAGAGGAAAGAAATAAAATTGGTCAGCCTGTTTTGGTTGGTACCATATCCATATCAGATTCTGAGCTTATAAGTAAATTACTTAAAAAGCGTGGAATAAAGCATGAAGTATTAAATGCTAAACAACATGAAAGAGAAGCTGAAATCGTAGCTGAAGCAGGTCATTTTGGAGCAGTAACTATAGCTACTAATATGGCAGGTCGTGGAACGGATATTAAATTAGGTGGAAATCCAGAGTTTATGGCTAAAAATGAAATGGAGAAAATGGGGTATTCAGATTATCTAATATCCATGAGTACTAGTTTTGCTCCAACTGAAGATGAGGAGATTATAAAAGCTCGCGAAACATATAATAAATTACATGATAAATATAAAGAGCATACGGATAAGGAATATGAGAAGGTGTTTAATGCTGGTGGTCTTTATATAATAGGTACAGAAAGACACGAATCACGAAGAATAGATAATCAGCTAAGAGGACGTTCTGGACGTCAAGGAGATCCAGGTGCTTCTCAATTCTATATATCATTAGAAGATGATTTAATGAGACTATTTGGAAGTGAAAGAATTCAAGGAGTAGTAGATAAATTAGGAATGGAAGAGGATGAACCTTTAGAAGCTAGAATTCTTAGTAAATCTATAGAAGGTGCTCAAAAGAGAGTTGAAGGAAGAAACTTTAGTATTCGTAAACATGTACTACAATATGATGATGTCATGAACAAACAAAGGGATGTAATATATAAAGAAAGAAAAAGCGTGTTAGAAGGGGAAGACCTAAAAGGCGAAATAATGAACATGTTAAATTCTGTAGTAGAGAGTGCTGTTAATTCTTATACTGCTGGAGAACAATATCCAGAACAATGGAATTTAAAAGGACTTAAAGAAAACTTAAGAAATATATTCTTACCAAAGGATAGTCTTGAGTTTGATAATGTAGAAAAATTAACTATAGAAAGTCTTAACAATAAAATAATAGAAATCGGTAAGAACTTATATGAAGAGAAGGAAAATGAAGTTGGCTCTGAAAGAATGAGAGAACTTGAGCGAATGGTAATGCTTAGAGTAGTAGATACAAGATGGATGGATCACATAGATGCTATGGATCAGTTGAGACAAGGTATTGGTCTTAGAGCTTATGGACAAGAGGATCCAGTTCGTGCTTATCAAAATGAAGGTTTTAGCATGTTTGAAGAAATGATTGGAGCTATTCAAGAGGAAACTTTAAAATATCTATTTAATGTAACTACAGAGACAAATACGGAAAGAAAGCAAGTGGCCATAATCAGTGGAACTAACAGCCCAGATTCTAATACTATAGGAACCATAAGAAAGGGCCAAAGAACTGGTAGAAATGAACTTTGCCCATGTGGTAGTGGAAAGAAATATAAGAGATGCTGTGGTAGCAAATAA